From a single Sorghum bicolor cultivar BTx623 chromosome 5, Sorghum_bicolor_NCBIv3, whole genome shotgun sequence genomic region:
- the LOC8070632 gene encoding sialyltransferase-like protein 2 produces MKRRRLPPVLFLLALALLSLAFRRHLSLPLGGASRFAGGGGDALLRRLAATDVGGDQILAEAAALLANASVSTFPSIGNHHRLLYLRVPYRSNATAAPRQRTVSRLRVPFHGVPSDDALLAAFRASLRGFLLARRRHRRRDGDVAGAMADLPALLLGRGGRRRRRAATCAVVGNSGILLGSRRGAQIDAHDLVIRLNNARVAGFARDVGATTGLSFVNSNILHHCAVRSAVTTPGCGCHPYGRAVPLAMYVCQPAHLLDALVCNATATPESPFPLLVTDARLDALCARIAKYYSLRRFVAATGQPASNWTRSHDERYFHYSSGLQAVVMALGACDEVSLFGFGKAPGAKHHYHTNQKKELDLHDYEAEYQFYRDLQERPESVPFLDEAPGFKVPPVKLYW; encoded by the coding sequence ATGaagcgccgccgcctcccgcccgtcctcttcctcctcgcgcTCGCGCTCCTATCCCTCGCCTTCCGCCGCCACCTCTCCCTCCCCCTAGGCGGCGCGTCCCggttcgccggcggcggcggcgacgcgctCCTCCGCCGTCTTGCGGCCACCGACGTCGGCGGGGACCAGATCCTGGCCGAGGCGGCCGCGCTGCTGGCCAACGCGTCGGTGTCCACCTTCCCCAGCATCGgcaaccaccaccgcctcctgtACCTGCGCGTCCCCTACCGCAGCAACGCCACCGCCGCGCCGCGGCAGCGGACCGTGTCCCGTCTCCGCGTCCCGTTCCACGGCGTCCCCAGCGACGACGCCCTCCTCGCCGCCTTCCGCGCCTCCCTCCGCGGCTTCCTCctcgcgcgccgccgccaccgacgCCGCGACGGCGACGTCGCGGGCGCCATGGCCGACCTCCCCGCGCTCCTCCTCGGCCGAGGGggccggcggcgccggcgcgccGCGACGTGCGCCGTGGTCGGGAACAGCGGCATCCTCCTGGGGTCCCGCCGTGGCGCGCAGATCGACGCGCACGACCTCGTCATCCGCCTCAACAACGCCCGCGTGGCGGGCTTCGCGCGCGACGTCGGCGCCACGACGGGGCTCTCCTTCGTCAACTCCAACATCCTCCACCACTGCGCCGTCCGCTCCGCCGTCACCACGCCCGGGTGCGGCTGCCACCCGTACGGCCGCGCGGTGCCGCTCGCCATGTACGTGTGCCAGCCCGCGCACCTCCTCGACGCGCTCGTCTGCAACGCCACGGCCACGCCCGAGTCCCCGTTCCCGCTGCTCGTCACCGACGCGCGCCTCGACGCGCTGTGCGCGCGCATCGCCAAGTACTACTCGCTCCGCCGCTTCGTGGCCGCCACGGGACAGCCGGCGAGTAACTGGACCCGGAGCCACGACGAGAGGTACTTCCACTACTCGTCGGGCCTGCAGGCCGTGGTCATGGCGCTCGGGGCGTGCGATGAGGTCAGCTTGTTCGGGTTCGGCAAGGCGCCCGGGGCCAAGCACCATTACCACACCAACCAGAAGAAGGAGCTCGACTTGCACGACTATGAGGCTGAGTACCAGTTCTACCGTGACCTTCAGGAACGGCCGGAGTCGGTGCCGTTCCTCGACGAGGCGCCGGGCTTCAAGGTGCCACCGGTGAAGCTCTACTGGTGA
- the LOC8070630 gene encoding sialyltransferase-like protein 2, translating to MAVVARSSQTSATAPAEMRRRHLPPVMFLAVLLLVSLSFCRHLLLPSQSQPPYTDDDDALLRRLSAIDVGGDQIVADAAAMLSHASISSSPSHDNHRHLLLHLRRLPYSTTGPMLRLRVPNDTLPTDGSLLAGFRASLRAFLRAHKHRRRGSNNVAAVMGDVPGHLGLVRRFHTCAVVGNSGILLGAGRGAQIDAHDFVIRLNNAPVAGHARDVGARTSLTVAHSFVLHRCAAPSAATTPGCDCHPNGRAAPLAMYVSRPEHLLYVLACNATATPAAPFRLVLTDARLDALCARVAKYYSLRRFVAESGSPASGWARRRDGRDPYFHYSTGLQAVVTALGVCDRVSMFGFGRAAGVKHHYHTNRSKETEVHDYEAEYQFYGDLQARPEAVPFLGEAPGFVLPPVKLYW from the coding sequence ATGGCGGTAGTAGCCCGTAGTAGCCAGACCTCGGCCACCGCACCGGCCGAGATGAGGCGCCGCCACCTCCCGCCAGTCATGTTCCTCGCCGTGCTCTTGCTAGTGTCCCTCTCCTTCTGCCGCCACCTGCTTCTCCCGTCCCAGTCCCAACCCCcctacaccgatgacgacgacgCGCTCCTCCGCCGGCTATCGgccatcgacgtcggcggcgaccAGATTGTTGCCGACGCCGCCGCGATGTTGTCCCACGCCTCGATATCCTCCTCCCCTAGCCATGACAACcaccgccacctcctcctccacctccgccGCCTCCCTTACTCCACCACCGGCCCCATGCTCCGCCTCCGCGTCCCAAACGACACGCTCCCGACCGACGGCTCCCTCCTCGCCGGCTTCCGCGCCTCGCTCCGCGCCTTCCTGCGCGCGCACAAGCACCGCCGTCGAGGCTCCAACAACGTCGCCGCCGTCATGGGCGACGTCCCCGGCCACCTCGGCCTTGTCCGGCGCTTCCACACCTGCGCCGTCGTCGGGAACAGCGGCATCCTCCTGGGCGCCGGCCGGGGCGCTCAGATCGACGCGCACGACTTCGTCATCCGCCTCAACAACGCCCCCGTCGCGGGCCACGCGCGCGACGTCGGCGCCAGGACGTCGCTCACCGTGGCGCACTCCTTCGTGCTCCACCGCTGCGCCGCGCCGTCGGCGGCCACCACCCCGGGCTGCGACTGCCACCCGAACGGCCGCGCGGCGCCGCTGGCGATGTACGTCAGCAGGCCCGAGCACCTCCTGTACGTGCTCGCCTGCAACGCCACGGCCACGCCGGCGGCGCCGTTCCGGCTGGTCCTCACCGACGCGCGCCTCGACGCGCTGTGCGCGCGCGTCGCCAAGTACTACTCGCTGCGGCGGTTCGTGGCGGAGTCGGGGTCGCCGGCGAGCGGATGGGCGCGGCGGCGCGACGGGAGGGACCCCTACTTCCACTACTCGACGGGGCTGCAGGCGGTGGTGACCGCGCTCGGGGTGTGCGACCGGGTGTCCATGTTCGGGTTCGGGAGGGCGGCGGGGGTGAAGCACCACTACCACACCAACCGGAGCAAGGAGACGGAGGTGCATGACTACGAGGCCGAGTACCAGTTCTATGGCGACCTCCAGGCGCGGCCGGAGGCGGTGCCGTTCCTCGGCGAGGCGCCGGGTTTCGTGTTGCCGCCGGTGAAGCTCTACTGGTGA
- the LOC8058542 gene encoding uncharacterized protein LOC8058542, which translates to MPPVRRARQADPSGSPYNDGWLSYQSDDDVSGGAPPSATTLPDDVLFGIFSRVSCLADAARCAATCRRWGRVVAARAAPISRALPPPPGGGFLPQLFIGVLLQHQEKNDDVLRRRRRASAGGGATQLRFVPTAAFASRSRLLGDEGQGVAPFDDARPVASRNGRVVLQFGRKERADGLTLCVWNPMTGDVAMVPTLSGKEFPGDDDYACAILTGDDHLCCSPGSFRLLLAYGRRGFTALRSFSSDTGSWGPECKKPGAKLSGHLLRHQLGPAVVLHGVAYWPMHRAALGVRLGSTAAEAAMDVCSVPYRYSFELDEHVLGVSADGRRLNFVDIGIMGHLGKPIVNLSTSWLEDAVAVGGDKTTTTTTTTNSGDPSDDEQIPMPQIKVARTTPIKPWWFGEKSGTLVFTVEEETSRTSAVFALNVATRSLEKLADGVSNHTCCRRLFGYEMDRAALLASVAPQ; encoded by the exons ATGCCGCCCGTGCGTCGAGCTCGCCAAGCAGATCCCTCCGGAAGTCCGTACAACGACGGCTGGCTGTCgtacc AATCCGACGACGATGTGAGTGGCGGCGCGCCTCCATCTGCAACCACTCTGCCCGACGACGTGCTCTTTGGGATCTTCTCCCGCGTCTCGTGCCTCGCCGACGCCGCGCGCTGTGCCGCGACGTGCCGCCGCTGGGGCCGCGTCGTGGCCGCGCGCGCCGCCCCCATCTCCCGTGCCCTGCCACCGCCGCCCGGCGGTGGATTCCTTCCCCAACTCTTCATCGGCGTCCTCCTCCAGCACCAGGAGAAGAACGACGacgtcctccgccgccgccgccgcgctagTGCGGGCGGAGGTGCGACGCAGCTGCGCTTCGTCCCGACGGCGGCATTCGCCTCGCGGTCACGGCTCCTCGGCGACGAGGGCCAAGGAGTCGCCCCGTTCGACGACGCCCGCCCTGTCGCGTCCCGCAACGGCCGCGTCGTCCTCCAGTTCGGGCGCAAGGAGCGCGCCGACGGCCTCACCCTTTGCGTGTGGAACCCCATGACAGGGGACGTGGCCATGGTCCCAACCCTCTCCGGCAAGGAATTCCCCGGGGACGACGACTACGCATGCGCGATACTCACCGGCGACGACCACCTCTGCTGCTCGCCGGGTTCCTTCCGCCTACTCCTCGCCTACGGTCGCCGTGGCTTCACAGCGCTACGGTCTTTCTCCTCGGACACCGGCAGCTGGGGTCCCGAATGCAAGAAGCCCGGTGCCAAGCTCAGCGGCCACTTGCTCCGTCATCAGCTAGGCCCGGCCGTCGTGCTCCACGGCGTGGCATACTGGCCCATGCATCGTGCCGCGTTAGGCGTGCGGCTCGGCAGCACGGCGGCGGAGGCCGCCATGGACGTGTGCTCGGTGCCATACAGATACAGTTTTGAGCTGGACGAGCACGTGCTGGGCGTGTCGGCGGATGGGAGGAGACTGAATTTTGTGGACATAGGGATTATGGGACACCTAGGGAAGCCCATAGTTAACTTGTCAACCTCATGGCTTGAGGacgccgtcgccgtcggcggcgacaagaccaccaccaccaccaccactaccAACTCCGGCGATCCAAGTGACGACGAGCAGATCCCCATGCCCCAGATCAAAGTGGCGAGGACAACCCCGATCAAGCCGTGGTGGTTCGGGGAGAAGAGTGGCACGCTCGTCTTCACCGTGGAGGAGGAGACGAGCAGGACAAGTGCCGTCTTCGCGTTGAACGTTGCGACGAGATCGCTGGAGAAGCTGGCCGACGGCGTTAGCAACCATACGTGCTGCAGAAGACTGTTTGGTTATGAGATGGATCGCGCGGCGCTTCTTGCCTCGGTAGCTCCTCAGTAG